The Campylobacter concisus genome has a window encoding:
- the mnmG gene encoding tRNA uridine-5-carboxymethylaminomethyl(34) synthesis enzyme MnmG has translation MDYEIIVVGGGHAGIEASLAAARMGKQTLLITILAEQIGAASCNPAIGGLAKGHLVKEIDALGGQMGLTTDAVGIQFRVLNESKGPAVRGSRAQIDMDRYRVYMRNLLLNTPNLEISQEIATEILSENGEVTGVKTHLNNIYNAKKVIITTGTFLNGLIHVGFNKLEAGRVGELSAKDLSSSLRELGLNLGRLKTGTCPRIDAKTINFEILEKQDGDAKPVAFSFRTKNFSPTQLPCYIAYTNETTHEIIRSNFDKSPLFTGQIEGIGPRYCPSIEDKINRFGDRDRHHLFIEPQTLEATEYYINGFSTSLPYEVQVQMLRSVKGFENAKIVRHGYAIEYDYVEPTQLKHSLETKKIKGLYLAGQINGTTGYEEAGAQGLMAGINAALSLDNKEPLILRRDEAYIGVLIDDLVTKGTKEPYRMFTSRAEYRLLLREENAILRLGGYGHELGLLDDETFNEIENIRRNLKDGLEFLNETQITPSKANLELLASLDEEPISQNVTLQKIVARKSFTAEKLRKLDERFVNLDDASMDQILTECKYQHYISEQKNQIEKMKDMMDVKIPENFDFRSISGLSNEVVEKLEKFAPPTLFAASEISGITPAAIDILHIYIKMSEKKA, from the coding sequence ATGGACTATGAAATCATCGTCGTTGGCGGCGGACATGCTGGCATTGAGGCAAGTCTTGCGGCTGCTAGAATGGGCAAGCAAACTTTACTGATCACGATCTTAGCCGAGCAAATAGGCGCTGCAAGCTGCAATCCAGCCATCGGAGGCCTTGCTAAAGGACATCTTGTAAAAGAGATCGACGCGCTTGGTGGTCAAATGGGACTTACGACTGACGCTGTTGGTATCCAGTTTCGCGTGCTAAATGAGAGCAAAGGCCCAGCAGTACGTGGTAGCCGCGCTCAGATCGATATGGATAGATACCGCGTTTATATGAGAAATTTGCTTTTAAATACGCCAAATTTGGAAATTTCTCAAGAGATCGCCACTGAAATTTTAAGCGAAAATGGCGAGGTAACTGGCGTTAAAACCCATCTAAATAACATCTATAACGCAAAAAAAGTGATAATTACAACTGGCACATTTTTAAACGGGCTAATCCATGTTGGATTTAACAAACTTGAAGCTGGCCGCGTGGGCGAGCTAAGCGCAAAGGATCTAAGCTCTAGCTTAAGGGAGCTTGGGCTAAATTTAGGCAGGCTAAAGACTGGAACATGCCCAAGGATCGACGCAAAAACGATAAATTTTGAAATTTTAGAGAAGCAAGATGGCGACGCAAAGCCAGTTGCATTTAGCTTTAGAACTAAAAATTTCTCCCCAACGCAGCTACCATGCTACATCGCCTATACAAACGAAACCACGCATGAGATAATTCGCTCAAATTTCGACAAATCGCCACTTTTTACAGGTCAGATCGAGGGTATCGGACCAAGATATTGCCCTAGTATAGAGGATAAGATAAACCGCTTTGGCGACCGCGACAGACACCACCTTTTCATCGAGCCTCAGACCCTTGAAGCGACAGAGTACTACATAAACGGCTTTTCAACGAGCCTGCCTTACGAGGTGCAAGTGCAGATGCTCCGCTCTGTAAAGGGCTTTGAAAATGCCAAAATAGTAAGGCATGGATACGCCATCGAGTACGACTACGTCGAGCCAACACAGCTAAAACATAGCCTAGAGACCAAAAAGATAAAAGGGCTATACTTGGCTGGGCAGATAAATGGCACGACAGGATACGAGGAGGCCGGCGCTCAGGGGCTAATGGCTGGTATAAATGCAGCGCTTTCGCTGGATAACAAAGAGCCGCTTATCTTGCGCCGTGATGAGGCGTATATCGGCGTTTTGATAGATGACCTTGTCACAAAAGGGACAAAAGAGCCATATAGGATGTTTACGAGTAGGGCGGAGTATCGCTTGCTTTTGCGTGAGGAAAATGCCATTTTAAGGCTTGGTGGATATGGTCATGAGCTTGGACTGCTTGATGATGAGACTTTTAATGAGATCGAAAATATAAGAAGAAATTTAAAAGATGGGCTAGAGTTTTTAAATGAGACTCAGATCACGCCAAGTAAGGCAAATTTAGAGCTTTTAGCAAGCCTTGATGAAGAGCCGATCAGTCAAAATGTGACCCTTCAAAAGATAGTCGCTAGAAAGAGCTTTACGGCTGAGAAACTAAGAAAGCTTGATGAGAGATTTGTAAATTTAGACGATGCGAGCATGGATCAAATTTTAACCGAGTGCAAATATCAGCACTACATCAGCGAGCAAAAAAATCAGATAGAAAAAATGAAAGATATGATGGATGTGAAAATCCCTGAAAATTTCGACTTTAGAAGCATAAGTGGCCTTAGCAACGAAGTGGTCGAAAAGCTTGAGAAATTTGCCCCGCCAACGCTTTTTGCGGCAAGTGAAATTTCAGGTATCACGCCAGCAGCGATCGACATCTTACATATTTATATAAAAATGAGCGAGAAAAAGGCTTAA
- the petA gene encoding ubiquinol-cytochrome c reductase iron-sulfur subunit, whose amino-acid sequence MSVKQERRSFIGLAFGAVAAVGGAMSLVAMKKTWDPLPSVKAAGFTTVDLSPIKDGEMRQVEWRKKPIFILKKSPDMAKNDKRDVVVGDARYVVLIGLCTHLGCIPEYKSSKQIFVCACHGGEFNVDGIQTYGPPPRPLDIPPFKIDGTKLVLGETSPEYEKLVVKA is encoded by the coding sequence ATGTCAGTAAAGCAAGAAAGACGAAGCTTTATCGGCCTTGCGTTTGGTGCTGTGGCAGCTGTGGGTGGCGCTATGTCACTAGTTGCCATGAAAAAGACCTGGGATCCGCTCCCTAGCGTAAAAGCTGCTGGTTTTACAACCGTCGATCTAAGCCCGATCAAAGATGGCGAGATGAGACAGGTTGAGTGGCGTAAAAAGCCTATTTTTATCCTCAAAAAAAGTCCAGATATGGCTAAAAACGACAAGAGAGATGTTGTCGTTGGAGATGCGAGATATGTAGTTCTTATCGGACTTTGCACACACCTAGGATGTATCCCTGAGTACAAGTCTAGCAAGCAAATTTTTGTCTGTGCCTGTCATGGCGGCGAATTTAACGTCGATGGCATACAGACATACGGACCTCCACCAAGACCGCTTGATATCCCACCATTTAAGATAGATGGAACCAAGCTAGTTCTAGGCGAAACAAGCCCAGAATATGAAAAATTAGTAGTTAAAGCTTAG
- a CDS encoding cytochrome b, giving the protein MSLSHKSTGVIDWLDQRLAFTKLMKVLVSEYWIPKNINFLWAMGVILTTLFLLLIITGFLLMMYYKPDIHLAFDSVNYTIMQEVEYGWLWRHIHAISASTIFLIMYIHLLTGLYYGSYKRGREVIWVSGMVLFICFSAEAFSGYMLPWGQMSYWAATVITQLFGGVPVIGDALVEWIRGDYAVGDSTLTRFFMLHVCLLPLVTIVVLVIHFYSLRVPHVNNLTSEDIDFDVEAEVYLHGDRAKAKVIPFWPGFLAKDFMYVSFFMIFVMYLVCYHFGFAMDPINFEPANPLKTPPHIYPEWYFLWQYEILRGFFFDIAGISAYNIGLIAFAFAGVAFMLIPLFDRSDLVAPAHKRPLFFVWFWVLVADLIVLSIYGKLPTGGINDWIGFYASLLFLVLFIIALPVITILERKRG; this is encoded by the coding sequence ATGTCTTTATCTCATAAATCAACTGGCGTTATTGACTGGCTTGACCAGCGCCTAGCTTTTACAAAACTGATGAAGGTTCTAGTTAGCGAATACTGGATCCCAAAAAATATAAATTTCCTTTGGGCTATGGGCGTTATCCTAACGACACTTTTCTTACTTTTGATCATCACTGGCTTTTTGCTTATGATGTATTACAAACCAGACATACATTTAGCCTTTGATAGCGTAAATTACACTATTATGCAAGAGGTCGAGTACGGCTGGCTGTGGCGTCATATCCACGCGATTTCAGCATCGACTATCTTTCTTATCATGTATATCCACTTGCTTACTGGACTTTACTATGGCTCATACAAAAGAGGCAGAGAGGTCATTTGGGTAAGTGGTATGGTGCTATTTATCTGTTTTTCAGCAGAGGCATTTAGCGGCTATATGCTCCCATGGGGTCAGATGAGCTACTGGGCGGCTACTGTTATCACTCAGCTCTTTGGTGGCGTGCCAGTTATCGGCGATGCTTTGGTTGAGTGGATCAGGGGCGATTATGCAGTTGGCGACTCGACACTTACAAGATTTTTCATGCTTCACGTATGCTTGCTACCACTTGTAACTATCGTTGTTTTGGTTATCCACTTCTACTCACTAAGAGTTCCGCACGTAAATAACCTAACAAGCGAAGATATCGACTTTGACGTAGAGGCTGAGGTCTATCTACACGGTGACAGAGCAAAAGCTAAAGTTATACCATTTTGGCCAGGATTTTTGGCAAAAGACTTCATGTATGTATCATTTTTTATGATATTTGTTATGTATCTCGTTTGCTATCATTTTGGCTTTGCGATGGATCCTATCAACTTTGAGCCAGCAAATCCACTAAAAACTCCACCACACATCTATCCAGAGTGGTATTTTTTGTGGCAATATGAAATTTTACGTGGCTTCTTCTTTGATATAGCAGGAATTTCAGCTTATAACATCGGTCTTATCGCGTTTGCCTTTGCAGGCGTTGCGTTTATGCTTATACCACTCTTTGACAGAAGCGACCTTGTAGCTCCAGCTCACAAAAGACCACTATTTTTCGTATGGTTTTGGGTGCTAGTTGCTGACCTTATCGTATTATCTATATATGGCAAGCTCCCAACAGGCGGCATCAACGACTGGATAGGATTTTATGCTTCACTGCTATTTTTAGTGCTATTTATAATCGCACTTCCAGTTATCACAATACTTGAAAGAAAAAGGGGCTAA
- a CDS encoding c-type cytochrome: MKELKIFAIVVILSGILYWGIEPYAHTKLHPHTANAEYNFSKEDTDYAKHFLEQKKEALEAAKASGNKASIDAATKDVETAQKILDDYTAFWADINSIDLVKGDAAKGAETFGAAGCIGCHGIEAAGMPASMDAETASQSFGVVPPDLSTAGKIYDERFLAALIKNPTMAVKLSHKFNDEHPYPMTAFMGAGGDINAEVADIVAYLKKVSADADAKSKITDEKVFADACQRCHDMKYDKKYTLSNKASLAAYMGSNPPDLSMMIRSKGADYLHKFINDTQKMLPGTAMPRVGLNKAAEDDIVSYIEKVGDSKKAERESTGLYVMIYFFILGIFAWLWKRKVWSELH; encoded by the coding sequence ATGAAAGAGCTTAAAATTTTTGCCATCGTTGTTATCCTTTCAGGTATTTTATACTGGGGTATCGAGCCTTACGCTCATACAAAGCTTCATCCGCACACTGCAAATGCCGAGTATAACTTCTCAAAAGAAGATACTGACTACGCAAAACACTTTTTAGAGCAGAAAAAAGAGGCGCTTGAGGCTGCAAAAGCTAGCGGCAACAAGGCTAGCATCGATGCAGCTACAAAAGATGTCGAGACAGCACAAAAAATTCTTGATGACTACACAGCTTTTTGGGCTGATATAAACTCGATCGACCTTGTAAAAGGTGACGCTGCAAAAGGCGCTGAGACATTTGGAGCAGCTGGATGTATAGGATGCCACGGCATCGAAGCAGCTGGTATGCCAGCTAGTATGGACGCTGAGACAGCTAGCCAAAGCTTTGGCGTAGTGCCACCAGATCTTAGCACAGCTGGTAAAATTTATGACGAGAGATTTTTGGCTGCACTTATCAAAAATCCAACTATGGCTGTAAAACTATCTCATAAATTTAACGACGAGCATCCTTATCCGATGACTGCATTTATGGGTGCTGGCGGCGATATAAATGCTGAGGTTGCTGATATAGTTGCTTATCTTAAAAAAGTATCAGCTGACGCGGATGCAAAGAGCAAGATCACTGACGAGAAAGTCTTTGCTGATGCATGTCAAAGATGCCACGATATGAAGTATGATAAAAAATATACTCTTAGCAATAAAGCAAGCCTTGCAGCATATATGGGCTCAAACCCACCTGATCTATCTATGATGATCCGCTCAAAAGGTGCAGACTACTTGCATAAATTTATAAACGATACTCAAAAGATGCTTCCAGGCACTGCGATGCCTAGAGTTGGCTTAAACAAAGCTGCTGAAGACGACATAGTATCTTACATAGAAAAAGTAGGCGACAGCAAAAAGGCTGAGCGCGAGAGCACAGGACTTTATGTCATGATCTACTTCTTCATCTTAGGAATTTTTGCTTGGCTTTGGAAACGCAAAGTCTGGAGCGAACTCCACTAA
- a CDS encoding MBL fold metallo-hydrolase: protein MEIFIVIVLFIASVFAFMKFAPVFGGRPDAKSQKLIEASPNFNGKVFVNLEPTIDMVKKSPQASMLNYVPQALFPPKGKLPTKPLPNLKFDANALKNGEFIWLGHVSLICKLDGKTIITDPVLHRAFPLPVGGKPFAYEHAITASDYPEVIDVALISHDHYDHLDHKTILELKDRIAKFLVPLGVKAHLVKWGVDEGKIYEFDWFGDLKIGNLNFTFCPSRHFSGRTFKRNTTLWGGWAVEEAGFSFYFSGDGGYGKHFKMINEKFGGFDLVFIENGAYSDGWPYVHMKPEESAQALKDLKAKLGVPVHWGKFDLSYHAWDEPIKRFEKAATKLELNYATPMIAEVFTVQNPPRKKWWDEI, encoded by the coding sequence ATGGAAATTTTTATAGTCATAGTTTTATTTATCGCTTCAGTTTTTGCTTTTATGAAATTTGCCCCTGTTTTTGGTGGCAGACCAGATGCCAAAAGCCAAAAGCTGATAGAGGCTTCGCCAAATTTTAATGGCAAAGTTTTTGTAAATTTAGAGCCGACAATTGATATGGTAAAGAAAAGTCCGCAAGCGTCTATGTTAAATTACGTCCCTCAAGCACTCTTTCCACCAAAAGGCAAGCTACCAACTAAGCCTTTGCCAAATTTAAAATTTGACGCAAACGCTCTCAAAAATGGCGAGTTTATCTGGCTTGGGCACGTTAGCCTAATCTGCAAGCTTGATGGCAAAACCATCATCACAGACCCCGTTTTGCACCGAGCATTCCCTCTGCCAGTTGGCGGCAAGCCCTTTGCCTACGAGCACGCCATCACCGCTAGCGACTATCCAGAGGTGATCGACGTCGCCCTCATCTCGCACGACCACTACGACCATCTTGACCATAAAACGATCCTTGAGCTAAAGGATAGGATAGCCAAATTTCTAGTGCCGCTTGGCGTCAAAGCCCACCTCGTAAAATGGGGCGTGGATGAAGGCAAAATTTACGAGTTTGACTGGTTTGGTGATCTAAAAATAGGAAATTTAAACTTCACTTTTTGCCCCTCAAGGCACTTTAGCGGGCGTACATTCAAAAGAAACACCACACTTTGGGGCGGCTGGGCGGTAGAGGAGGCTGGCTTTAGCTTTTACTTTAGCGGAGATGGCGGATATGGCAAGCATTTTAAGATGATAAATGAGAAATTTGGCGGCTTTGATCTAGTTTTTATAGAAAATGGCGCTTACAGCGATGGCTGGCCTTACGTGCACATGAAGCCAGAGGAGTCAGCGCAAGCGCTAAAAGATCTTAAAGCTAAGCTTGGCGTGCCGGTGCATTGGGGTAAATTTGATCTTTCTTATCACGCTTGGGATGAGCCGATCAAGCGTTTTGAAAAGGCGGCTACAAAACTTGAGCTAAACTACGCGACACCGATGATCGCAGAGGTTTTTACCGTGCAAAATCCACCTAGAAAAAAGTGGTGGGATGAAATTTAG
- a CDS encoding 4Fe-4S dicluster domain-containing protein, which translates to MKKHKFVIADSKRCIGCATCMAACFKSAYERGKLSRARLSVLREASGVMPTQCRQCDDGPCANVCPTGALRFNDNCIELHEEICIGCKMCTIACPYGAISSSAELMPSVNYAVEPKYYLEVESQSGAKNIAVKCDMCFGRENGPACVDVCPTSALIMVDPEEGKHKLGKRIDYDAANKFATKILNGQGA; encoded by the coding sequence ATGAAAAAACATAAATTTGTGATTGCCGATTCTAAACGCTGCATAGGATGTGCGACCTGTATGGCTGCATGTTTTAAAAGTGCTTATGAACGCGGCAAACTATCACGTGCAAGGCTAAGCGTCTTAAGAGAAGCTAGCGGTGTTATGCCGACTCAATGCAGACAATGCGACGATGGCCCTTGCGCAAATGTATGCCCAACTGGAGCGTTGCGATTTAATGATAATTGCATCGAGCTTCACGAGGAAATTTGTATAGGTTGCAAGATGTGCACGATCGCTTGCCCTTATGGTGCGATAAGCTCAAGTGCAGAGCTTATGCCTTCAGTAAATTACGCTGTCGAGCCAAAATACTATCTTGAAGTAGAGTCACAATCAGGCGCAAAAAACATCGCGGTAAAATGTGATATGTGCTTTGGCCGTGAAAATGGACCAGCTTGCGTTGATGTATGTCCAACAAGCGCTCTTATAATGGTTGATCCAGAAGAGGGCAAACATAAGCTTGGCAAGAGGATAGACTACGATGCAGCGAATAAATTTGCTACTAAAATTTTAAACGGACAAGGAGCATAA
- a CDS encoding proton-conducting transporter membrane subunit, translating into MTTVYMLFLVSAVVSILLYCAPKAAVKVGFGLSAISCFYAMCHFVANMGVSDSFALMDGFLYSPKFALNPLGNFFSFVVVFIGFASSVYGMSYAEEYIKKANVGVFACLFNTFILSMLLVISADNVFCFVVLWELMTLVSSFLIIVNDGKNTLKAVMVYLGIAQIGAFCITCGLLITAYYAGSFEFSAFMGVKMPFGASAAVFILFLVGFGSKAGMWPFHVWLPQAHPAAPSNVSALMSGVMIKVALFTLVKFTLYLPLSTYFGLTILALGAASSLFGVLYALCQHDFKALLAYHSVENIGIILLGLGTGIYGVAAGNLTLAAVGFLAGCYHVVNHAIFKGLLFLCAGSVIHATHTQNMDILGGLAKKMPWTSLGMFIGIMGIAALPPVNGFVSEWFTYQGMLQGAMGEGTLVRYAFTLGVVALALTGVLVGMHLKLYAVIFAGTPRDQKIWENAKESPIGMVLGMIILMIGCVGFGLGANYIVDYIMQAVNSIAISDYKASLGAINVTSPMGSMISTPLIALVLCATMILPFIILAVMKANRDKPRETDPWACGFKYSSRMQMTGGPFTGDLRKIMQWLFRADKKVVTRNYFDAVEYHNHPKDIWWGMFYEPVIKWCVKFADKLGIVQSGYTNVYTLYILLYLCVILAVSYFLV; encoded by the coding sequence ATGACTACGGTTTATATGCTATTTCTTGTAAGTGCCGTCGTTAGTATCTTGCTCTACTGCGCTCCAAAAGCCGCTGTTAAAGTTGGTTTTGGACTAAGTGCTATAAGCTGCTTTTATGCGATGTGTCACTTCGTTGCAAATATGGGAGTAAGTGATAGCTTTGCTCTTATGGATGGCTTTTTGTATTCGCCAAAATTTGCGCTAAATCCACTTGGAAATTTCTTCAGCTTTGTTGTTGTTTTCATCGGATTTGCAAGTAGTGTTTATGGTATGAGCTATGCAGAAGAGTACATAAAAAAAGCAAATGTTGGTGTGTTTGCATGTTTGTTTAACACATTCATCCTTTCAATGCTTCTAGTAATCAGTGCTGATAATGTATTTTGCTTTGTTGTTTTATGGGAGCTTATGACTCTTGTGTCATCATTTCTTATCATCGTCAATGACGGTAAAAATACACTTAAAGCGGTTATGGTATATCTTGGTATTGCACAAATCGGTGCATTTTGTATAACCTGTGGCTTGCTTATCACAGCTTACTACGCAGGAAGCTTTGAATTTAGCGCATTTATGGGTGTTAAGATGCCATTTGGCGCTTCTGCTGCTGTATTTATACTATTCTTGGTTGGCTTTGGTAGTAAAGCTGGTATGTGGCCATTCCACGTTTGGCTTCCACAAGCTCACCCAGCAGCACCATCAAACGTTTCAGCCCTTATGTCAGGCGTTATGATTAAAGTTGCTCTATTTACACTAGTTAAATTTACACTTTACCTACCACTTAGCACATATTTTGGTCTTACAATACTCGCTCTTGGTGCAGCTAGCTCACTATTTGGTGTTTTATACGCTCTTTGCCAACACGACTTCAAAGCTTTGCTTGCTTACCACTCAGTTGAGAACATAGGCATCATCTTGCTAGGTCTTGGTACTGGTATCTACGGCGTTGCAGCTGGAAATTTAACACTTGCAGCAGTAGGTTTTCTAGCAGGTTGCTACCACGTAGTCAATCACGCTATATTTAAAGGTCTGCTTTTCCTTTGTGCTGGTTCAGTTATCCACGCTACTCATACACAAAATATGGACATCCTTGGTGGTCTTGCTAAAAAGATGCCATGGACAAGCCTTGGTATGTTTATAGGTATCATGGGTATCGCAGCTTTACCTCCAGTAAATGGCTTTGTTTCAGAGTGGTTTACATATCAAGGTATGCTTCAAGGTGCGATGGGAGAAGGAACATTAGTTAGATATGCATTTACACTTGGCGTCGTAGCTCTTGCGCTAACAGGCGTTTTGGTTGGTATGCACCTTAAACTTTACGCTGTTATCTTTGCAGGTACTCCAAGAGATCAAAAAATTTGGGAAAATGCTAAAGAGAGTCCGATAGGTATGGTTCTTGGTATGATCATCCTAATGATAGGCTGTGTTGGCTTTGGTCTTGGCGCAAACTATATAGTTGATTACATCATGCAAGCTGTAAATTCTATCGCTATAAGCGACTATAAAGCTAGCCTTGGTGCTATAAATGTAACTTCACCTATGGGTAGCATGATCTCAACTCCACTTATCGCTTTAGTCCTATGTGCAACTATGATTTTGCCATTTATCATCCTTGCTGTTATGAAAGCAAACAGAGATAAACCACGCGAAACTGATCCTTGGGCTTGTGGCTTTAAATATAGCTCACGTATGCAAATGACAGGTGGTCCATTCACTGGCGACCTTAGAAAGATTATGCAATGGCTATTTAGAGCTGATAAAAAAGTAGTTACTAGAAATTATTTTGACGCGGTTGAGTATCACAACCATCCAAAAGATATTTGGTGGGGAATGTTTTATGAGCCAGTCATTAAATGGTGTGTGAAATTTGCTGATAAGCTAGGTATCGTTCAAAGTGGTTATACAAATGTATATACACTTTATATCTTGCTATATCTTTGTGTCATACTTGCTGTGAGCTACTTTTTAGTTTAG
- a CDS encoding respiratory chain complex I subunit 1 family protein, producing MQTILLMIFQVVVIVLVAPLFDGMARKLRAKLQSKQGSDFFQTYRDIIKLFRRGRTVPECSHWVFRWAPFFLFATSAAVLAAIPITYSKDTVFGAYSDIFVILYLGALLRFVFGAASMDSGNPFAATGGGREQMLGVYVEPVMIMCLIVVMLAAKTSNLVEIQEMVRTGVIGYQIPSFAVASIAFLWCMYVETGRKPFDLAEAEQELQEGVLGEYAGSDLGLVQASLILKQFAMIGLFLSIFEPWNFSNPFLAIIVFVIKTGVFYVAAVFIDNFGPRFKMTSSLRKNALGALAISFVALTLYVVGA from the coding sequence ATGCAAACTATACTTTTAATGATATTTCAAGTAGTCGTTATCGTTTTGGTAGCTCCTTTGTTTGATGGTATGGCAAGAAAACTTAGAGCTAAACTTCAATCAAAACAAGGTAGCGATTTCTTTCAAACATATCGCGACATTATAAAGCTTTTTAGAAGAGGAAGAACCGTCCCTGAGTGCTCTCACTGGGTATTTAGATGGGCTCCATTTTTCCTTTTTGCAACTTCAGCTGCAGTGCTAGCTGCTATACCTATCACTTATAGCAAAGACACTGTATTTGGAGCTTACTCAGATATATTTGTTATCCTCTATCTTGGTGCGCTACTTAGATTTGTATTTGGTGCAGCTTCAATGGATAGCGGCAACCCATTTGCGGCAACAGGTGGCGGCAGGGAGCAAATGCTTGGTGTTTATGTTGAGCCAGTTATGATTATGTGCTTAATCGTAGTTATGCTTGCAGCTAAAACATCAAATTTAGTTGAGATCCAAGAGATGGTAAGAACTGGCGTTATCGGATATCAAATTCCAAGTTTTGCCGTTGCTTCTATCGCATTTTTGTGGTGTATGTATGTTGAGACTGGTAGAAAGCCATTTGACTTAGCTGAAGCAGAACAAGAGCTTCAAGAGGGTGTTCTTGGCGAGTATGCTGGTAGCGACCTTGGCTTAGTTCAAGCATCACTTATATTAAAACAGTTTGCTATGATCGGACTCTTCCTAAGCATATTTGAGCCATGGAATTTTAGCAATCCTTTCTTAGCTATTATCGTTTTTGTGATAAAAACTGGAGTATTTTACGTCGCAGCTGTATTTATAGACAACTTTGGACCACGCTTTAAAATGACTTCATCTTTACGCAAAAATGCTCTTGGTGCACTTGCTATTTCGTTTGTTGCACTAACACTTTATGTAGTAGGAGCGTGA
- the hyfE gene encoding hydrogenase 4 membrane subunit, whose translation MQTLDILAICMIVTSLAVFGLRSLKLSIIAYAIETLLLVSIFFLLSEKFNAEQLKTWAIVAFFTKVLFVPGILFWLIKKLGVVSEDEPVGGFFVSPVIAMGFSLALSMSIHPIFLKFSLIKEEIMLIAAGTVFMMGIFGFMLRNSFIKQILAYCLFENGIHLSLALMAYNSHELVELGILTDAIFAVIIMSVLAIRFYKAYDSLDTSKASNLRG comes from the coding sequence ATGCAAACACTAGATATATTAGCCATTTGCATGATCGTAACTTCGCTTGCGGTTTTTGGTCTTAGAAGCTTGAAACTCTCAATCATCGCTTATGCGATAGAGACACTACTTTTAGTTAGTATATTTTTCTTGCTATCTGAGAAATTTAACGCTGAGCAGCTAAAAACTTGGGCGATCGTTGCGTTTTTTACCAAAGTTCTTTTCGTGCCAGGAATTTTGTTCTGGCTTATCAAAAAACTTGGCGTAGTTAGCGAAGATGAGCCAGTTGGTGGATTTTTTGTAAGTCCTGTTATTGCTATGGGATTTTCTCTAGCTCTTTCAATGAGTATCCACCCTATATTTTTAAAATTCTCTCTTATCAAAGAAGAGATCATGCTAATCGCTGCTGGAACAGTCTTTATGATGGGAATTTTTGGCTTCATGCTAAGAAACTCATTTATAAAACAAATTCTAGCTTACTGCTTGTTTGAAAACGGTATCCACCTAAGCCTTGCTCTAATGGCTTACAACTCACATGAGCTAGTTGAGCTTGGAATTTTAACAGATGCGATATTTGCTGTTATTATCATGAGCGTTCTAGCGATTAGATTTTATAAAGCTTATGATAGCTTAGATACTTCTAAAGCTTCAAATTTAAGGGGTTAG